The Thermoleophilia bacterium region GATCGAATTCGAGATCGAGACGATCGAGCGCGAGTACCCGAAGAGCCTCAAAGGCAAGGCGACCGGCGAGGTCAGCGGTTCCGGAACCTGGAACATCAGCCCGATCGTCGACCTCGAAGAGCCGGACCGGGTCTGGACCCAGGTCGTCTACGAATGGCAAGTGGTCGCCACGAAGAAGTGGATGCAGATCCTGAACCCGATCGCAAGACCGGTGTTCGTATACAGCCACGATCACGTCATGAAGGCTGGGGCAGAGGGCCTGGCGGAATACCTGGAGTGCGAAATGAGCGGGTTCGCAACCGGCGAGGATGCGAAGGGTTGAACCACCTCATCTGCATGGATCTTGTAGAGCCGCGCTGAGGTCGCCACCCTGGCAGCCCGGTAAAGACATGGTCAGCTCGTCTAGACATC contains the following coding sequences:
- a CDS encoding SRPBCC family protein yields the protein MTKSGPDPAFDFTSRWQLSTGLETVWDALVDFKTWPDWWPGLQSVEETAVGGPDGIGQRANSRWRGPVGYSIEFEIETIEREYPKSLKGKATGEVSGSGTWNISPIVDLEEPDRVWTQVVYEWQVVATKKWMQILNPIARPVFVYSHDHVMKAGAEGLAEYLECEMSGFATGEDAKG